The genome window GCCCCATGAAGGGCACCGCGCGCGCTGATGCGCCTCCAGAAGCGCTGCTGGCCTCGCCCAAGGAGCGCGCGGAAAACCTCATGATCGTGGACCTTCTGCGCAACGACATCGCGCGCGTCGCCGTCGAGGGCACGGTCCGCGTGCCTAAGTTGTTTTCCATCGAGAAACTGCCAACCGTGCAGCAGATGACGTCGACCGTCACCGGCACCGCCAGCCCCAAAACCGCGCTCGCCGATATTTTCGCCGCGCTGTTCCCATGCGGCTCCGTCACCGGCGCGCCGAAGATCGCGGCGATGAAATCCATCGCGACGCTCGAAACCGGCCCGCGCGGCCCCTATTGCGGGGCGCTCGGCATCATCGAACCGGGCGGCGCGGCGACATTCAGCGTCGGCATCCGAACGGTCGCCATCGCGAACGGCACCGCCGTCTGTGGCGTGGGCAGTGGCGTGACGTGGGATTCGAATGCCGCCGACGAATATGAGGAGTGCATCATGAAGCGCCGTTTCCTTCTCCGCGCGAGCGCCCCTTTCGAGTTGCTGGAAACGATGAGGATCGAGAACGGCGCGGTTGTGATCCTGCATCGCCACATGTCGCGGCTCGCCCGCGCGGCGGAGCATTTCGGCTTTCCTTTCGACGAGGCCGAGGTCCGCCGCGCAATTGCGGACGTGTGCGCAGACTTGGCGGCGGGCGCGCATCGCCTGCGCCTGCTTCTGTCGCGAGACGGTGTGGTGACGCTTGAGACCGGCCCGGTTCCGCACACGCCTGCGGACCCCGTCGTGATGCTCGCGAAGTCGCCCGTCTCAAGCGACGACGAGTTTCTGCGGCACAAGACGACGAACCGCGCCATTTACGAAGCGCACGCCCCGAAGAATACTGCCATCTTCGACACGCTCCTTTTCAACGAGCGCGGAGAAATCACGGAATTCACGCGAGGCAACGTCGCCATCATGTGTAACGGAAAGCTCGTTACGCCGCCCGAGACCTGCGGCCTCTTGCCGGGAACGCTTCGCGCCGAGCTGCTCGCCCGTGGCGATGTCGCCGAAGACCTGTTAACGCGAAGGGATATTGTCGCAGCAAGCAACATTATGTTTCTTAACACTCTTCGAGGATTGATTTCCGTTCGGCTGCAAATTGAGTAATCTTCCTTGTCCGCCGGACAACAGCGGCGCTGCCGCTAGAGTCGGCTCTGCGGCCAGAACGCTGCGAGGCGCGCGCTTTCGCAGGTGCATATCCTCATCATAGGCTGTTTTTGTCTTGTCGAAGCTTAGGGTAGCTTTATTCATAGATGTTTCCGACAGCGTGTTTTGAAGCGCCTCGCTACCGCGACAAGCAGCCTGAGGGAAAGGCAGCTTCCTCAAGTGAAATGAATGGAATGAGCGACAAAAGAACGGGGCTTTCATCGCAGGAAGGGGCTCTTAGTTGCTTTGAGCTTGCCAGCGAAGCGGCTGGATTTGGTATATACGAATACGATATCGCCAACGAGAAGGTGCGCTGGTCTGGATATATGCGGCGTCTGCTCGGCATCGCCGAGGAGAGCAAAGCATGTATGGACAGCGTGCTGCCGTGCATCCATCCCGATGACCGCGAACGCGTCCGCGGCGCGGCGAAAGCCATCGTGCGAACGGTAGGGCGATATCACAACGAGTTTCGCATCGTGCGACCGGGCGGCGAGATCCGATGGATTCTGGACCG of Rhodomicrobium vannielii ATCC 17100 contains these proteins:
- a CDS encoding chorismate-binding protein — encoded protein: MPVIREAEAQAQGGRWAVGFVAYEAAAAFDTALRTLAPDPGFPLAAFAVFDAPTPPCEAPSAFACAGWQADMTHAAYAEKIAHIRDGIAEGAHYQVNLTMRLASRFEGDPRGLFEALRRAQPHAYALYLDFGGVPRGCQIASVSPELFFAWEPRTRALLARPMKGTARADAPPEALLASPKERAENLMIVDLLRNDIARVAVEGTVRVPKLFSIEKLPTVQQMTSTVTGTASPKTALADIFAALFPCGSVTGAPKIAAMKSIATLETGPRGPYCGALGIIEPGGAATFSVGIRTVAIANGTAVCGVGSGVTWDSNAADEYEECIMKRRFLLRASAPFELLETMRIENGAVVILHRHMSRLARAAEHFGFPFDEAEVRRAIADVCADLAAGAHRLRLLLSRDGVVTLETGPVPHTPADPVVMLAKSPVSSDDEFLRHKTTNRAIYEAHAPKNTAIFDTLLFNERGEITEFTRGNVAIMCNGKLVTPPETCGLLPGTLRAELLARGDVAEDLLTRRDIVAASNIMFLNTLRGLISVRLQIE